A region of Allocoleopsis franciscana PCC 7113 DNA encodes the following proteins:
- a CDS encoding S-layer homology domain-containing protein yields the protein MNLSLIASQRGLILAVVGIVLAEMTTGISASVAAPTNASSMKLPGQEESVELAQQLSVSQQMTKDKEEKTDKDDDDDKEEKTDKDDDDDNDNDDDNESMAQECSCKDAVFKDVSQKTGVESSKLRIVKVEKETWSDGCLGLGDANSMCTQSMVPGWRVIVASGSQSWVYRTNLAGTVAKWDEVATQTLASSQTTTQTTSRREVITRTSETIQSVTGGTNQSSQAEGSSQIIEGVNTGIQQQTRMARRSSQVSFSDISESYWARGFIMELAQRGILTGFPDGKFYPDKPVTRAEFAALLASVFKQTKVRDAMSFRDVSANYWAYDGIREAYEMGFLGAASGSQFKPYQSLTRLQILTALAKGLNYTSSSRSIEQILSVYRDAGAIPAEARSLVAAATERGIVVNYPNSNTCSPNKVATRAEVAAFLYQAMVNKGEATKISSPYIVGEKAKFR from the coding sequence ATGAATTTGAGTCTTATTGCATCACAGCGTGGACTGATTTTAGCAGTGGTGGGAATTGTCTTAGCCGAGATGACTACAGGTATTTCGGCTTCTGTGGCTGCCCCAACCAATGCCTCGTCGATGAAGCTTCCTGGTCAAGAAGAAAGCGTTGAGTTAGCACAACAGTTATCTGTTAGCCAACAAATGACGAAAGATAAGGAGGAGAAAACTGATAAAGATGACGACGATGACAAGGAGGAGAAAACCGATAAAGATGACGACGATGACAATGACAACGATGATGACAATGAGTCGATGGCACAAGAATGCAGTTGCAAAGATGCCGTCTTCAAAGATGTTTCTCAAAAGACTGGGGTTGAATCATCGAAACTCCGAATTGTCAAAGTAGAAAAAGAAACCTGGTCGGATGGCTGTTTGGGTCTGGGTGACGCCAACAGCATGTGTACTCAATCGATGGTTCCAGGTTGGCGGGTCATTGTCGCTAGCGGCTCCCAAAGCTGGGTTTATCGCACCAATTTAGCGGGTACTGTCGCGAAGTGGGACGAAGTGGCAACCCAAACTCTTGCCAGTAGCCAGACAACAACGCAAACAACCAGCCGACGAGAGGTGATTACCCGTACCAGTGAGACGATACAATCCGTCACGGGTGGCACCAACCAAAGCTCTCAAGCCGAGGGTAGCAGCCAAATCATCGAAGGTGTCAACACCGGAATCCAGCAGCAGACAAGGATGGCTCGCCGTAGCTCTCAAGTCAGCTTTAGCGATATATCCGAAAGTTACTGGGCGAGAGGTTTCATTATGGAACTGGCTCAGCGAGGCATTCTGACTGGGTTTCCAGATGGTAAATTTTATCCAGATAAGCCCGTAACTCGCGCCGAGTTTGCCGCGCTGCTTGCCTCCGTTTTTAAGCAGACTAAAGTTCGCGATGCAATGAGTTTTCGGGATGTCTCCGCTAACTACTGGGCTTACGATGGTATCCGGGAGGCTTATGAGATGGGCTTTTTAGGGGCGGCTTCTGGCAGTCAATTCAAACCCTACCAAAGCCTGACTCGCCTGCAAATTTTAACAGCGTTGGCAAAGGGACTAAACTACACCTCATCGAGTCGTTCCATCGAGCAAATTTTGTCGGTTTATCGTGATGCTGGCGCGATTCCTGCTGAGGCTCGCAGCTTAGTGGCGGCAGCAACAGAGCGAGGGATTGTGGTGAACTATCCTAATAGCAACACTTGCAGTCCTAACAAAGTGGCAACCCGAGCCGAAGTCGCAGCCTTTCTCTACCAGGCGATGGTTAATAAGGGTGAAGCCACAAAAATTTCCTCGCCTTATATCGTCGGAGAAAAAGCCAAGTTTAGGTAA
- a CDS encoding polysaccharide deacetylase family protein has product MFITLVAVTFGSVIGLSWHFHKSSQGTFGAKDSTLPPASVVSPHQERASNSGGKSLPTQNPVPAGTSLFPTSPKPKAIAEPHFSPNLPQESTTSSGDAASPESPSAEQPTISFGVPPEFQAKIITKITPLDQQKVIALTFDDGPWPSNTLKILEILKKNNIKATFFWVGQALKDHPQIAKQVVAEGHAIGNHTWHHWYRQLDASTAARELDDTAQLIYKTTGVKTSLFRPPGAVMTNGVADYAIQQKNAIVMWSNDPMDYRPLSAHQLVNNVIRKAHPGAIVLMHDGGGNHPATVQAVPQIIAKLTKQGYKFVTIPQLLEMTDLQKSAVIAKKDWSSSFLTQP; this is encoded by the coding sequence ATGTTCATCACGTTGGTTGCTGTGACTTTTGGCTCTGTTATTGGCTTAAGCTGGCATTTCCATAAATCCTCTCAAGGAACATTTGGAGCTAAGGATTCAACGTTACCACCTGCGTCTGTTGTATCACCCCACCAAGAGAGGGCTTCAAATTCAGGAGGTAAAAGCTTACCAACGCAGAACCCTGTCCCAGCCGGGACTTCCCTCTTCCCTACTAGTCCCAAGCCCAAGGCAATTGCTGAGCCGCATTTTTCTCCAAACCTGCCACAAGAGAGTACCACTTCATCGGGTGACGCAGCCAGCCCAGAAAGCCCATCAGCAGAGCAACCCACAATCAGTTTTGGGGTTCCCCCAGAGTTTCAGGCCAAAATCATTACAAAGATCACACCGTTAGATCAGCAGAAGGTGATCGCGCTCACCTTTGATGACGGGCCTTGGCCTAGCAATACATTAAAAATACTGGAAATCCTCAAGAAAAATAACATCAAAGCTACATTCTTTTGGGTAGGACAAGCCCTGAAAGATCATCCACAAATTGCTAAGCAGGTAGTAGCAGAAGGTCATGCCATTGGTAACCACACCTGGCACCACTGGTACCGTCAGCTAGATGCCTCAACGGCTGCCCGCGAACTTGATGACACGGCACAACTGATCTATAAAACGACAGGGGTAAAAACCTCCCTATTTCGACCGCCCGGTGCTGTCATGACTAATGGGGTTGCTGACTACGCCATCCAGCAAAAAAATGCGATCGTGATGTGGTCGAATGACCCTATGGACTATCGCCCACTCTCTGCCCATCAGTTAGTCAATAATGTCATCCGCAAGGCGCATCCCGGAGCGATTGTACTGATGCATGATGGGGGCGGCAACCACCCGGCAACCGTGCAAGCTGTCCCGCAAATTATTGCTAAACTGACCAAGCAGGGATACAAATTTGTCACGATCCCCCAACTGCTGGAAATGACAGACCTCCAGAAGTCGGCAGTAATCGCGAAAAAAGATTGGTCTTCGAGTTTTCTAACCCAACCCTAG
- a CDS encoding cation diffusion facilitator family transporter has protein sequence MTEGQNRAQGVRQILFTSFWLMLLILSVKVSVGWRVRSLSLMAESLHTLLTSVSTFLSLLTLKAYRPNGYPIYGQGKREVVITFVLIAILGFAGLNLIGLSAQQLIGVISGGTQSFPVRVSWPLMQVLGVLVVASLGMAILGLYQGRVLSHPALRFNAGQLFKDVLLTLLVIGGLVGVWVGIRWLDVFLAIVLVLLAAGSCWQVVSWQFPLMVEQTAIAPEVLAQIARQVGGVTHCYHIRSRGLVGRLVYVQMHLIVHPDLANLTPLIAERIETFIQERYGPVHVTFFIVDDIAGSANFNQSPSVTEVNGKNDPTGRSNS, from the coding sequence ATGACTGAAGGACAAAACCGCGCTCAGGGAGTTCGTCAGATTTTATTCACCTCTTTCTGGCTGATGTTGCTCATTTTATCAGTCAAAGTTTCAGTGGGTTGGCGTGTGCGATCGCTCAGTCTCATGGCAGAGTCATTGCATACACTTCTCACCAGCGTCAGCACCTTCCTGAGTTTGCTAACACTAAAAGCCTACCGCCCCAACGGTTATCCGATTTATGGTCAGGGTAAACGTGAAGTCGTCATCACGTTTGTGCTAATCGCCATTTTAGGCTTTGCGGGTTTAAATTTAATTGGGTTGTCCGCTCAGCAGCTAATCGGTGTGATTTCAGGAGGCACCCAAAGCTTTCCGGTTCGCGTTAGTTGGCCTTTAATGCAGGTGTTAGGCGTTTTGGTGGTGGCTAGCCTAGGCATGGCTATCTTGGGTCTTTACCAAGGGAGAGTTCTCAGTCATCCTGCCCTGCGCTTTAATGCAGGTCAACTGTTCAAAGATGTGTTACTGACCCTATTGGTTATCGGGGGACTAGTCGGCGTGTGGGTGGGTATTCGCTGGCTCGATGTCTTCTTGGCAATTGTGTTGGTGCTGCTAGCCGCCGGAAGTTGTTGGCAAGTGGTCAGTTGGCAGTTCCCGTTGATGGTTGAGCAGACTGCGATCGCGCCTGAAGTTCTGGCTCAAATTGCCCGCCAAGTTGGGGGCGTTACACATTGTTACCACATCCGTTCACGAGGTCTTGTGGGACGCTTGGTTTATGTTCAGATGCACTTAATCGTACACCCCGATCTGGCAAACCTCACGCCTTTAATTGCTGAACGCATTGAAACCTTCATTCAAGAGCGTTATGGCCCTGTACACGTCACTTTTTTTATCGTAGATGACATTGCAGGAAGCGCTAACTTTAACCAATCTCCTTCAGTTACAGAAGTGAACGGTAAGAATGACCCGACGGGTAGAAGTAATTCATGA
- a CDS encoding Cof-type HAD-IIB family hydrolase, with protein sequence MPESSTAHQSASLDAIDLDGLDIKLLVLDIDGTIAGHSNQINEQVLKAIRSAQAKGIQVAIATGRMYCSALRFHQAVNSTLPLLAYQGAWIQDPATDKIYQHLPVSRSTAEQLLDYFESEALRSLLSVHFYINDQLYVREITSETKIYAQRSGIQPQPVGDLRNTLNDEPTKILALSDDTAIIDQLWGSLRKQYTPAELYLTKSVATFFEATHPAVNKGAAVRYLAEDLLGLQAHNVMAIGDNFNDVEMLEYAGLGVAMGNAPPEVQALAQWVAPTVEQDGAAAAIETFML encoded by the coding sequence ATGCCAGAATCTTCTACAGCTCATCAGTCGGCGTCATTGGATGCGATTGACCTAGATGGTCTTGATATTAAACTCTTGGTACTGGATATTGATGGAACCATTGCTGGTCACTCTAACCAAATCAACGAACAGGTATTAAAAGCCATCCGTTCGGCTCAGGCCAAGGGAATTCAGGTTGCGATCGCCACGGGTCGAATGTATTGTTCTGCCTTGCGCTTTCATCAAGCCGTTAATTCCACCCTACCCTTGCTCGCTTATCAAGGTGCCTGGATTCAAGACCCTGCAACCGACAAGATTTATCAACATCTACCCGTCTCGCGCAGTACGGCAGAACAATTGTTGGATTACTTCGAGAGTGAAGCGTTGCGCTCTCTGCTCTCCGTTCATTTCTATATCAACGACCAGTTATATGTTCGGGAAATCACCTCAGAAACAAAAATCTATGCCCAACGCTCCGGTATTCAACCCCAGCCTGTAGGGGACTTGCGTAATACTTTAAACGATGAACCGACAAAAATTCTAGCCTTGAGCGATGACACAGCCATTATTGACCAACTGTGGGGGAGTTTGCGTAAACAATATACTCCAGCAGAGCTATATTTGACCAAGTCTGTGGCAACCTTCTTTGAAGCCACTCATCCTGCTGTGAATAAAGGGGCGGCTGTACGCTACCTAGCCGAAGACCTTCTGGGACTTCAAGCCCACAATGTGATGGCTATAGGCGATAATTTTAATGATGTTGAAATGCTCGAATACGCAGGTTTAGGCGTTGCGATGGGCAATGCACCACCTGAGGTTCAAGCTCTAGCTCAGTGGGTTGCCCCGACGGTTGAGCAAGATGGTGCAGCGGCTGCCATCGAAACCTTTATGTTGTAA